A part of Terriglobus roseus genomic DNA contains:
- a CDS encoding NirA family protein — MAEVQAPEIIASGEFLSEQKAYLQGFFAAVAQNYPYVGQVGSGQFSADPNLGGPNLADAPTFFNTPVEDLCAEERWKYESNPLDLWDELLEHAAEDKVPNAELRYRFKFHGLFHVAPAQDSFMMRLRAPGGIVSTDQLRGLADIAEQFGCGRLDITTRAGIQIREFAPRSIVDVLNAVRALGMTSQGAGADNIRNITASPLAGIDAAELIDVRPYANALQSYILNSRDMFGLPRKFNIAFDGGGTISTLADTNDIGFLAVRIAEGKSVPSGVYFRVLLCGITGHRQFASDCGLLLRPDQLVAVAAAMVRVFAEHGDRTDRKKARLKYLIDKWGTGRFLEETERKLTFPIVRISAQESEARNAIDRTAHLGIHAQPQVGLHYIGVVVPVGWLPVGQARALADVADRYGSGEIRLTVWQNLLLPNITTQNLDAAREALRNAGLEVEGGRVLSGTVACTGSRGCRFAATDTKGHALELATSLDATFPVLQPINLHVTGCSHSCAQHYIGDIGLMGVKIGGEPGYQVSVGGGADNDQALARELFPGLPYKEVQSALHNIMKQYMEQAVQGESFLEFCGRHTIRELRGFCKVERFSEVGA; from the coding sequence ATGGCAGAGGTTCAAGCACCTGAAATCATTGCCTCCGGAGAGTTCTTGTCGGAGCAAAAGGCCTATCTGCAGGGCTTTTTCGCTGCGGTCGCTCAAAACTATCCCTATGTGGGACAGGTCGGTTCGGGACAATTCAGTGCCGATCCGAATCTTGGTGGACCGAATCTGGCGGATGCTCCAACGTTCTTCAACACACCCGTAGAAGACTTATGCGCGGAAGAACGCTGGAAGTATGAATCCAATCCTTTGGATCTGTGGGATGAATTGCTCGAGCATGCGGCGGAAGACAAAGTTCCCAATGCTGAGTTGCGCTATCGCTTCAAGTTCCATGGATTGTTTCATGTAGCTCCAGCGCAGGATAGTTTCATGATGCGTCTCCGCGCACCGGGCGGAATTGTAAGCACCGATCAGTTAAGAGGGCTGGCGGATATCGCAGAGCAATTTGGTTGCGGCCGTCTCGACATCACGACACGTGCCGGAATCCAGATTCGAGAATTTGCCCCGCGATCTATCGTTGATGTTTTGAATGCAGTGCGAGCCCTTGGTATGACATCACAGGGAGCAGGTGCGGACAACATCCGGAACATCACGGCATCTCCACTTGCGGGGATTGATGCTGCAGAACTAATCGACGTGAGGCCGTATGCGAACGCGCTCCAGTCCTACATCCTCAACTCTCGCGATATGTTCGGGCTGCCGCGCAAATTCAATATCGCATTTGATGGTGGCGGCACGATTAGCACACTCGCAGATACAAACGACATCGGCTTTCTTGCTGTTCGTATCGCGGAAGGAAAGTCTGTCCCCTCTGGTGTTTACTTTCGCGTGTTGCTATGCGGGATCACGGGGCACCGGCAGTTCGCATCCGACTGTGGTTTGCTGTTGCGGCCGGACCAATTGGTTGCTGTTGCAGCCGCCATGGTGCGTGTCTTTGCAGAACATGGTGATCGAACCGACCGTAAAAAGGCTCGTTTAAAGTACCTGATCGACAAGTGGGGGACAGGTCGTTTTCTTGAAGAGACAGAGAGGAAACTGACATTTCCAATCGTACGGATCTCGGCACAAGAGTCTGAGGCGCGGAATGCGATTGACCGTACAGCCCATCTTGGCATCCATGCACAACCGCAAGTGGGATTGCACTACATCGGAGTGGTTGTTCCTGTGGGTTGGCTTCCCGTTGGTCAAGCGCGCGCACTTGCCGATGTCGCCGATCGGTATGGATCGGGAGAAATTCGCCTGACCGTCTGGCAAAACCTGCTGCTGCCGAACATCACAACGCAGAACTTAGATGCGGCTCGTGAAGCTCTTCGAAATGCCGGACTCGAAGTTGAAGGAGGTCGTGTGTTGAGCGGTACGGTGGCATGCACAGGAAGTCGTGGATGTCGTTTCGCAGCGACTGACACCAAAGGACATGCTCTTGAACTTGCAACTTCACTTGATGCAACGTTTCCGGTTCTTCAGCCGATCAACCTCCACGTCACCGGTTGCTCTCACTCCTGTGCACAACACTACATTGGCGATATCGGTTTGATGGGAGTGAAGATCGGTGGCGAGCCCGGCTATCAGGTGAGCGTGGGCGGTGGTGCTGACAACGATCAAGCGCTGGCTCGAGAGCTATTTCCCGGGTTGCCTTATAAAGAAGTCCAATCCGCGCTGCACAACATCATGAAGCAGTACATGGAACAAGCCGTCCAGGGAGAGTCGTTCTTGGAGTTCTGCGGTCGGCACACTATCAGGGAGTTGCGTGGCTTTTGCAAGGTCGAACGCTTCAGTGAGGTGGGCGCATGA
- a CDS encoding uroporphyrinogen-III synthase has product MRHASFDGLRVLSLETRRAREVEKLIRTYNGDPIVVSAMREIPLESNTDCFAFGERLLNGDFDLLIFLTGIGVTKLLQTLETRYSQGAILEQFRKREVVTRGVKPVAVLRELQVPVSASTEEPSTWHEVLALLDSQYGQQLGGFRVAVQEYGATNPEFIAELVGRCAEVTKVPVYQWGLPLDLEPLRDAVRRLCDGEIDVVLFMTAVQVIHLFQIADELGLREMLSIALQQAMVVSIGPTTTEELKHYGVQPDFEPSRPRMGFMVNEAAQYAKKLLAEKRSVQTSSIAAPNVRPRPPYRGSVQQVAPSTSAMSGFRDGLAPFDVLQEISSHIASTDPLHVTLSRIVTLVSIVIPCDSCFLYTLEDDKLVLRASRNPHTEELDHLNLSIGEGVTGWVAEHRETVAIPERASEDPRFSAFVSLPEDRFEAMLCAPVSCANRVVGVLNVQHRQPYQHSELEQRMLSTVGILVGAEIERARLETENSVLTNRLETRKLVDRAKGILQRDLNLFEDDAYRNMQRESRQRRKSMREIAEAILLADSLRRDKNV; this is encoded by the coding sequence ATGCGTCATGCCAGCTTCGATGGTCTGCGAGTGCTATCGCTTGAGACCCGTCGCGCCCGCGAAGTCGAAAAGCTGATCCGCACGTATAACGGCGACCCCATCGTAGTGTCCGCGATGCGAGAGATTCCCCTCGAATCGAATACCGATTGCTTCGCATTCGGGGAACGTCTACTCAACGGCGACTTCGATCTCCTAATCTTTCTGACAGGGATCGGGGTCACCAAACTCCTCCAGACTTTAGAGACCAGGTATTCACAGGGCGCAATCCTGGAGCAATTCCGAAAACGTGAAGTGGTCACGCGTGGAGTGAAGCCTGTTGCCGTTTTACGGGAGCTTCAGGTGCCCGTGTCCGCGTCGACTGAGGAACCCAGCACATGGCATGAAGTGCTTGCACTGCTCGATTCGCAGTATGGGCAGCAGCTCGGCGGGTTTCGCGTTGCGGTACAGGAATACGGCGCAACCAATCCGGAATTCATCGCGGAGCTGGTTGGTCGTTGCGCAGAGGTTACAAAGGTTCCCGTATATCAATGGGGCCTGCCACTTGATCTCGAACCATTGCGCGATGCAGTACGCCGCCTTTGCGACGGTGAAATTGACGTTGTCTTGTTCATGACCGCAGTACAGGTGATTCATCTGTTCCAAATCGCTGATGAATTGGGTTTACGCGAGATGCTGAGTATCGCCTTGCAGCAAGCCATGGTCGTTTCGATTGGACCCACTACCACTGAGGAGTTGAAGCATTACGGCGTTCAGCCAGACTTCGAGCCTTCGCGTCCTCGCATGGGCTTCATGGTGAATGAAGCTGCACAATACGCCAAGAAGCTTCTGGCCGAGAAGAGATCAGTGCAAACGTCGTCTATCGCCGCACCCAACGTGAGACCGCGTCCACCCTACCGAGGGAGCGTGCAACAGGTCGCACCTTCTACTTCTGCGATGTCTGGATTCCGAGACGGCTTGGCTCCGTTTGACGTGCTGCAGGAAATTAGCAGTCATATCGCATCTACGGACCCACTTCACGTCACACTGTCGCGTATCGTGACGCTCGTGTCCATCGTCATTCCATGTGATTCATGCTTTCTGTACACACTGGAAGATGACAAACTTGTCTTACGCGCCTCACGGAATCCCCATACGGAAGAACTCGACCATCTCAATCTCTCCATCGGCGAAGGCGTTACCGGTTGGGTTGCAGAGCATCGTGAAACCGTTGCTATTCCGGAACGAGCAAGTGAAGACCCTCGCTTCAGTGCGTTCGTCAGTCTGCCGGAGGACCGCTTCGAAGCGATGCTGTGCGCACCGGTAAGCTGCGCAAATCGCGTCGTCGGAGTTCTGAATGTGCAGCACAGGCAGCCCTATCAACATAGCGAGTTGGAGCAGAGAATGCTCTCCACAGTTGGCATTCTCGTAGGAGCAGAAATTGAACGCGCTCGTCTCGAAACGGAGAACTCTGTCCTCACAAACAGGCTCGAAACTCGGAAGCTAGTCGATCGCGCCAAAGGCATCTTGCAGCGTGATCTGAATCTCTTCGAGGACGACGCATACCGAAACATGCAGCGAGAAAGCCGGCAGCGAAGAAAGTCCATGCGCGAAATCGCTGAAGCAATTCTCTTGGCTGACAGCTTGAGACGCGACAAGAACGTTTAA
- a CDS encoding tyrosine-type recombinase/integrase — translation MARRPKEIRGIKFRPDRGTWEAQYKADGSRVRKNFTDRQAALDWLETAKGLRHKEGVASLPSSALEPILTVAEKKELQKYRADTLLLGELCDQYLAHIQNPNNPERPKDQVNPPQRVGAIKDAFGHRPAVSLEPYEIKDWLISLGRAAATLNRYKSTLSAIYTYAKERKFVESNPCRDVAHFAVTLGIPRWMSDAEEDRLRAVLERWIAETPEDYEMTRLELREHPNEITVGSQTGMRKGNQYALTWPDVNFKLRLITLPDTKTGVPHTVPMTDDVFEALKDQQDIQARMQELRGHKETKTMKLDGRVFTIRENREWFEKAKREAGITDLGWHQLSRHTAGSRLAANNANQRVIQEVLGHKTIAMSARYTHLSKAHVSSEMNAALSRSRKA, via the coding sequence ATGGCGAGACGACCGAAGGAAATTCGAGGCATCAAGTTCCGACCAGATAGAGGCACCTGGGAGGCCCAATACAAGGCTGACGGGAGCCGTGTCCGGAAGAACTTCACGGATCGGCAAGCAGCCCTCGATTGGTTAGAGACAGCCAAAGGGCTACGCCATAAAGAGGGTGTCGCTTCCCTGCCTTCCAGTGCGCTGGAGCCGATCCTCACGGTAGCTGAGAAGAAAGAGTTGCAGAAGTATCGAGCTGACACCTTGCTGCTCGGTGAACTCTGCGATCAGTACCTTGCCCATATCCAGAACCCGAACAACCCGGAACGTCCGAAAGACCAGGTGAATCCGCCGCAGCGTGTTGGGGCTATCAAGGATGCTTTCGGTCATCGTCCTGCCGTGTCTCTGGAGCCATATGAAATCAAGGATTGGCTCATCTCGCTCGGTCGTGCTGCTGCGACGTTGAATCGCTACAAGTCCACGCTATCGGCGATCTATACCTACGCGAAGGAACGGAAGTTCGTCGAGTCGAACCCCTGTCGTGATGTTGCACACTTTGCCGTCACACTCGGGATTCCCCGATGGATGAGCGATGCCGAAGAGGATCGACTCCGGGCCGTTCTGGAACGCTGGATTGCAGAGACGCCCGAAGACTACGAGATGACCCGCCTGGAGCTGCGCGAGCATCCGAACGAAATCACTGTTGGCTCACAAACCGGCATGCGCAAAGGCAATCAGTACGCGCTCACATGGCCGGATGTGAACTTCAAGCTGCGCCTCATTACTCTGCCTGACACGAAGACCGGCGTACCTCATACGGTTCCGATGACAGATGACGTATTCGAAGCGCTGAAGGATCAGCAAGACATTCAAGCCCGGATGCAGGAACTACGCGGTCACAAAGAGACCAAGACGATGAAGCTCGATGGTAGGGTGTTCACCATTCGAGAGAACCGTGAATGGTTTGAGAAGGCAAAGAGAGAAGCTGGCATCACTGATTTGGGATGGCATCAACTGAGCCGCCACACGGCTGGCTCCCGCCTCGCAGCGAATAATGCGAATCAAAGAGTGATTCAGGAAGTGCTAGGGCACAAGACGATTGCCATGAGCGCCCGGTATACACATCTCAGCAAGGCACACGTTTCGAGCGAGATGAATGCGGCGTTGTCCCGTAGCCGTAAAGCCTAG
- a CDS encoding helix-turn-helix domain-containing protein — translation MQPVNVTQRKPPARAMIPAEEKLLVSRGEAAQLLSISQRGLDYLIANHKLPTRRIGGRVLVPVADLRRYARGDHPERIVA, via the coding sequence ATGCAGCCAGTAAACGTGACACAGAGGAAGCCACCAGCGCGAGCCATGATTCCCGCCGAAGAGAAGCTGCTCGTCAGTCGTGGCGAGGCCGCTCAGCTACTTTCGATCAGCCAGCGTGGGCTTGACTACCTGATTGCCAACCACAAACTGCCCACAAGACGAATCGGAGGAAGGGTACTGGTTCCAGTAGCAGACCTCCGGCGCTACGCGCGCGGCGATCATCCGGAGCGCATAGTTGCCTAA
- the mobF gene encoding MobF family relaxase encodes MLTLSKALSANQARTYHAREFTSEKQNYWSRDRQGHSEWQGQLAREWGLQSSVADGQFALLSEGQHPVSAAQLVKHQPARTYENEYGKQITSAEHRAGWDATFSAPKSVSITALVGGDERVRDAHRESVRVALHELERYTQARIGNIHAPETTGKFVAATFEHDTARPVDGYAAPQLHTHAVIFNITERDNGQTRALQERSLFQSQHYATSVYRSELAIRLQVLGYEIERGVHGQPEIKGYSQEYLEASSPRRAQIKEHLHEIGRDGAGAAQVAAHRTRDGKDLLSRDEVLERHRDLAAKFGNQPGQVVAKAQGREQGIEERPEKTAQQSITYSRNHVFERSAVQDERSILQAAMDRSMGRATYSQVRQEFDQRVRHGEFRKVERSDGRAAPQYTTSEMVRLEREMLGFVQKNNEGRSESTMLVSPILRIQTEDRHPELSKSQLAAVDDIFVTREKIIGLDGVAGAGKTTTLAVVREGAESEGYRVTGFAPTSRAAQKLAEAGMTTSTLQHHLARGERPDAGEKRLFVLDESSLASTRQMHEFLSSLHRNDRVLLVGDVRQHEGVEAGRPFDQLQEAGMHTVKLDEILRQRDPELKEVVELLARGQVAAAIENLDIQGRVHEVIGREARISAIAREYAASPENTLVVSPDNRSRAEINTAIHRELQEKGKVSKREHTIQTLVPRQELTGADRSWAQRYQPNDVLHYSRTSKETGIAKGEYARVVAVDGQNNLLTVMRGNGEQATYDPRRQMGVSVYRAEEKTFSIGDRVQFTAPNQDLKVANRELANIEQIGTDGAMRLKLESGRSVEVVTNRFPHIDHGYAVTSHSSQGLTAERVLIHADTELGANDLLNHRMAYVSVSRGQWDAQIFTNDREKLVQALSHDVSHKSALQPELAMPGAPQKIGPASEHVVERSMGYGLGL; translated from the coding sequence ATGTTGACTCTCTCCAAAGCGCTATCGGCCAATCAAGCCCGCACATACCATGCGCGAGAGTTTACGTCTGAGAAGCAGAACTACTGGAGCCGTGATCGGCAGGGGCACAGCGAGTGGCAAGGACAGCTTGCTCGTGAATGGGGTTTGCAAAGCTCCGTCGCAGATGGACAGTTCGCTCTGCTGAGTGAAGGCCAACATCCAGTGAGTGCAGCGCAGCTTGTGAAGCACCAGCCTGCAAGAACGTATGAGAACGAGTATGGCAAGCAGATCACAAGCGCAGAACATCGTGCAGGGTGGGACGCTACGTTTTCCGCTCCCAAGTCTGTATCGATCACCGCGCTAGTTGGTGGGGATGAGCGTGTGCGTGATGCCCATCGTGAAAGCGTTCGCGTTGCACTGCATGAACTGGAGCGGTATACCCAAGCTCGTATCGGCAATATTCACGCACCGGAAACGACGGGCAAATTTGTTGCAGCCACTTTTGAACATGACACCGCGAGACCGGTTGATGGATACGCTGCTCCTCAGCTTCACACGCACGCAGTGATCTTCAACATCACAGAGCGCGACAACGGACAGACGCGAGCCTTACAAGAACGAAGCCTCTTCCAGTCGCAGCACTATGCGACGAGCGTGTATCGTTCCGAGCTTGCCATTAGGTTGCAGGTGCTTGGTTATGAGATTGAGCGTGGCGTACACGGACAGCCGGAGATCAAGGGGTATTCGCAAGAGTATCTGGAAGCATCAAGCCCACGGCGTGCTCAGATCAAAGAACATCTCCACGAGATTGGCCGCGACGGTGCAGGAGCAGCGCAGGTTGCGGCTCATCGAACGCGAGATGGAAAAGACCTGCTTTCGCGTGACGAGGTCTTAGAACGACATCGTGATCTCGCGGCTAAATTTGGCAACCAACCGGGGCAGGTAGTGGCAAAGGCGCAAGGACGGGAACAGGGAATCGAGGAGCGACCAGAGAAGACGGCCCAGCAGTCGATCACCTATTCGCGCAATCATGTCTTCGAGCGTTCAGCCGTGCAGGATGAGCGGAGCATCCTGCAAGCGGCAATGGATCGCAGCATGGGCCGTGCTACTTACAGCCAGGTACGCCAAGAGTTCGACCAGAGAGTACGGCATGGAGAGTTTCGTAAGGTCGAGCGTTCTGATGGAAGAGCTGCACCACAGTACACCACCTCTGAGATGGTTCGACTGGAAAGGGAAATGCTTGGCTTTGTGCAGAAGAACAATGAAGGTCGCTCCGAAAGCACGATGCTCGTCTCTCCGATTCTGCGAATCCAGACTGAAGATCGTCATCCAGAGTTGAGCAAGTCTCAGCTTGCCGCAGTGGATGACATCTTCGTTACGCGCGAGAAGATCATCGGCCTTGATGGGGTGGCGGGAGCGGGCAAGACCACGACGCTTGCTGTCGTTCGTGAAGGGGCCGAGTCCGAAGGCTATCGAGTGACCGGCTTTGCCCCGACCAGTCGTGCAGCGCAGAAGTTGGCTGAAGCTGGAATGACAACATCGACGCTTCAGCATCATCTTGCCAGAGGTGAAAGGCCTGATGCGGGCGAGAAGCGTCTATTCGTGCTGGACGAATCCTCGCTCGCATCCACTCGGCAAATGCACGAGTTTCTTTCTAGTCTTCATCGCAATGACCGAGTGTTGTTAGTGGGCGACGTGCGCCAGCATGAGGGCGTAGAGGCGGGGCGTCCGTTCGACCAGCTTCAGGAAGCCGGGATGCACACGGTCAAGCTGGATGAGATTCTTCGCCAACGCGATCCGGAATTGAAAGAGGTCGTCGAACTGCTGGCGCGCGGCCAGGTTGCAGCGGCTATCGAAAACCTCGACATCCAAGGCCGCGTGCATGAAGTGATTGGGCGCGAAGCTCGCATCTCTGCAATCGCGAGAGAGTATGCCGCTTCGCCGGAAAACACACTCGTTGTGTCACCCGACAACCGCTCCCGTGCCGAGATCAACACTGCGATTCATCGTGAGCTACAGGAGAAGGGCAAGGTCAGCAAGCGAGAGCATACGATCCAGACGCTTGTGCCTAGACAGGAGTTGACTGGAGCAGATCGTAGCTGGGCGCAGAGGTATCAGCCCAATGATGTGCTGCACTATTCACGGACATCGAAGGAAACCGGCATCGCCAAAGGTGAGTACGCGCGAGTGGTAGCCGTGGATGGACAGAACAATCTGCTCACGGTGATGCGTGGCAACGGTGAGCAGGCTACATACGATCCGCGTCGTCAGATGGGCGTTTCTGTCTACAGAGCCGAAGAGAAAACATTCTCTATCGGAGATCGTGTTCAGTTCACGGCACCCAATCAAGACTTGAAGGTTGCGAATCGAGAGCTCGCAAACATTGAACAGATTGGCACGGATGGCGCAATGCGTCTGAAGCTGGAGAGTGGCCGCAGTGTTGAGGTGGTGACGAACCGCTTTCCGCATATCGATCACGGCTATGCGGTCACGAGCCATTCAAGCCAGGGGCTGACGGCTGAGCGTGTGTTGATTCATGCAGACACAGAGCTTGGAGCCAACGACCTGCTGAATCACCGCATGGCCTACGTCTCTGTATCACGCGGACAATGGGACGCGCAGATATTCACCAACGACCGCGAGAAGCTGGTGCAGGCGTTGAGCCACGATGTTTCGCATAAGAGCGCACTCCAGCCAGAGTTGGCTATGCCTGGAGCACCACAGAAGATCGGGCCAGCTTCAGAGCATGTGGTCGAGCGGAGTATGGGATACGGATTGGGTTTATAG
- a CDS encoding plasmid mobilization protein has product MAPNASNPQQIPASETPSSSAGELSRTKSVATRLTEAELAEIEAAAFQAGKKVAEWLRDTALSAVRTPEEMPTDVVLLAEIIGIRNLMVNLFAQASNGPLTKEDIEKMRLYADSIKDQKAIENLAQRRLKSTSK; this is encoded by the coding sequence GTGGCCCCTAACGCCAGCAATCCGCAACAAATTCCTGCCTCAGAAACCCCGTCCTCAAGTGCAGGTGAACTTTCCCGTACCAAATCAGTGGCGACCAGGCTCACGGAAGCAGAGCTTGCGGAGATTGAAGCGGCAGCTTTTCAAGCGGGAAAGAAGGTGGCCGAATGGCTCCGGGATACCGCTCTTTCCGCCGTCCGTACTCCGGAAGAAATGCCGACTGACGTGGTTCTTCTCGCCGAGATCATCGGGATACGTAACCTCATGGTCAACCTGTTCGCCCAAGCATCCAATGGGCCTTTGACCAAAGAAGACATCGAGAAGATGCGGCTGTATGCGGACTCGATTAAGGATCAAAAGGCCATCGAAAACCTTGCACAAAGACGGCTGAAGAGCACCAGCAAATAG
- a CDS encoding helix-turn-helix domain-containing protein, with amino-acid sequence MPEIFASRLQSARQLRGLSQSELASKSGLQPSAVSHFENGRRSPSFDNLKSLSNALDVTTDYLLGRVDSPTLTGNVRDELFRHAENMSKHDLDTLTSFAEMLAKKAEQNKKD; translated from the coding sequence ATGCCTGAAATTTTTGCCTCACGTCTTCAATCCGCTCGTCAACTGCGCGGCTTGAGCCAGTCGGAGTTGGCCTCCAAGTCCGGCTTGCAGCCATCGGCTGTCTCTCACTTCGAGAATGGTCGGCGATCACCGTCGTTCGACAACCTAAAGTCTCTATCGAATGCCCTAGATGTTACAACCGACTATTTGTTAGGGCGCGTGGATTCTCCGACACTCACAGGCAATGTTCGCGACGAACTGTTTAGGCACGCTGAAAACATGTCTAAACATGATCTGGATACATTAACCTCATTCGCAGAAATGTTGGCTAAGAAAGCTGAACAGAACAAAAAGGACTGA
- a CDS encoding GIY-YIG nuclease family protein has protein sequence MSKSIEELLTPRPEVRPRIYAYSIHDQAHTGLLKIGQTTRDVRQRIAEQLKTAAIKNYRIEVDELAERKDGTVFSDHEVRAALVKKKFTNTELEWIRCTVEDVKTVLAELRAGECFTGTHHQTFPMRREQSEAVKLTHAYFLSRWAEDIHAVPRFLWNAKMRFGKTFTSYQLAKRLGAKRVLVLTFKPAVEDAWQTDLESHVDFDGWQYLSKSAGADPTQIDPKKPVVYFGSFQDLLGRDAAGNIKPKNEWLHEVNWDLVIFDEYHFGAWRETAKELFEGEEEAVARKEAKLEYAPGLENVNEDLGILSEKETEFLPITTRAYLYLSGTPFKALATGEFIEEQIFNWTYTDEQRAKAEFAAKNPGKWNPYGALPQMRLLTYQMPDELLTVASAGEFDEFDLNEFFAATGTAKSARFKHKDDVQKWLEIIRGQYAAKFVEGLKTGTRPPFPYSDVRLLPYLNHSFWFLPNVASCHAMANLLAEKQNVFWHEYAVVVAAGASAGIGLEALPPVRDSIGSGFETKTITLSCGKLTTGVTVPQWSSILMLRNLKSPETYFQAAFRVQSPWSIKNPNGDDPNEEEILKPICFVFDFAPTRALRQLSEYGIGLSPNEANPETAVKELVSFLPVLAYDGANMTQIDAGGILDIAMAGTSATLLARKWESALLVNVDNDTLRRVLDSPEAMAAVERIEGWRALGDNIIETIINKSEKVKELKNKAKTKDLTEKQKRQLTEEEKEYKSKRKLVQEKLIKFATRIPAFMYLTDFRENTLQDVITKLEPDLFVAVTGLTVKDFHLLVRLKVFNTEQMNQAVFAFRRYEDASLRYTGIESHEGLTHYGLYDTVVGRE, from the coding sequence ATGAGTAAGTCAATCGAAGAACTGCTCACTCCCAGGCCAGAAGTTCGCCCTCGTATTTATGCCTACTCCATTCACGATCAGGCTCACACGGGATTGCTCAAGATTGGTCAGACTACTCGGGACGTTAGGCAGCGAATCGCAGAGCAGTTGAAGACTGCGGCGATCAAGAATTACAGGATTGAAGTAGACGAACTCGCCGAACGAAAAGACGGGACTGTGTTCAGCGATCACGAAGTACGCGCGGCGCTTGTCAAAAAGAAATTTACGAATACAGAACTGGAGTGGATTCGCTGCACTGTCGAGGACGTCAAGACAGTACTCGCGGAACTGCGTGCCGGAGAGTGCTTTACTGGCACCCATCATCAGACCTTCCCAATGCGTCGTGAACAGAGCGAAGCGGTGAAGCTGACGCATGCATATTTTCTGTCCCGTTGGGCGGAAGACATCCACGCAGTACCGCGCTTCCTTTGGAACGCAAAGATGCGTTTCGGCAAGACGTTCACGAGCTATCAGCTTGCGAAACGCCTTGGCGCGAAACGTGTGCTGGTGTTGACCTTCAAGCCAGCGGTAGAAGATGCGTGGCAAACCGATCTTGAGAGTCACGTGGACTTTGACGGTTGGCAGTATCTTTCAAAGTCCGCTGGTGCAGACCCCACTCAGATCGATCCCAAGAAACCTGTTGTCTACTTCGGCTCATTTCAAGATTTACTTGGGCGCGACGCAGCAGGAAACATCAAGCCGAAGAATGAATGGCTGCATGAAGTGAACTGGGATTTGGTGATCTTCGATGAGTACCACTTCGGCGCATGGCGCGAAACCGCGAAAGAACTCTTCGAGGGTGAGGAAGAAGCTGTTGCTCGTAAAGAAGCCAAACTCGAATACGCCCCTGGCCTAGAAAACGTCAACGAAGATTTGGGCATCCTCTCCGAAAAAGAGACCGAATTCCTTCCAATTACAACCAGAGCATATCTCTATCTGTCCGGGACGCCGTTTAAAGCGCTTGCCACAGGCGAGTTCATCGAAGAACAGATTTTCAATTGGACGTATACCGATGAGCAGCGAGCTAAGGCGGAGTTCGCTGCAAAAAATCCCGGCAAGTGGAATCCATACGGGGCTCTGCCCCAGATGCGTCTTCTCACCTACCAAATGCCAGACGAGCTGCTGACAGTCGCCAGTGCCGGCGAGTTTGACGAGTTCGACTTGAATGAGTTCTTCGCCGCGACGGGAACGGCAAAGAGCGCCCGGTTCAAACATAAAGATGACGTGCAGAAGTGGCTGGAGATCATTCGTGGACAGTATGCGGCGAAGTTCGTCGAGGGCCTGAAGACTGGAACGCGTCCCCCTTTCCCTTATTCAGATGTGCGTCTGCTGCCTTACCTAAACCACTCATTTTGGTTTCTGCCAAACGTAGCCTCATGTCATGCAATGGCTAACCTGCTAGCAGAGAAGCAGAATGTCTTCTGGCATGAATATGCGGTAGTGGTTGCTGCGGGTGCCTCAGCAGGTATCGGGCTCGAAGCTCTCCCACCAGTACGAGATTCGATTGGTAGCGGCTTTGAAACGAAAACTATCACGCTGTCCTGCGGCAAATTGACGACCGGTGTGACGGTGCCGCAATGGTCTTCGATCCTTATGTTGCGCAATTTGAAAAGCCCTGAGACGTACTTTCAGGCTGCCTTCCGCGTTCAATCTCCGTGGTCAATCAAGAACCCAAACGGTGATGACCCGAATGAGGAAGAGATTCTTAAGCCAATATGCTTCGTGTTCGATTTCGCGCCCACTCGGGCACTTCGGCAACTCTCTGAATATGGCATTGGTCTTTCCCCGAACGAAGCGAACCCGGAAACAGCGGTGAAAGAGTTGGTGTCATTTCTGCCTGTTCTTGCATACGACGGCGCGAACATGACTCAGATTGACGCTGGCGGAATCTTAGATATCGCGATGGCGGGAACTTCAGCAACGCTCCTGGCACGGAAGTGGGAAAGTGCGTTGCTTGTGAACGTAGATAACGATACTCTCCGTCGCGTTCTGGACAGTCCCGAAGCCATGGCTGCTGTGGAACGCATTGAGGGATGGCGCGCGCTTGGCGACAACATTATCGAGACCATCATCAACAAGAGCGAAAAGGTCAAGGAACTTAAGAATAAGGCGAAGACCAAAGACCTCACTGAAAAGCAGAAGAGGCAGCTCACCGAGGAAGAGAAAGAGTACAAGTCCAAGCGAAAGCTAGTGCAGGAAAAACTAATCAAGTTCGCCACACGCATTCCTGCGTTCATGTACCTTACTGATTTTCGCGAGAACACCCTGCAAGACGTTATTACTAAACTAGAACCGGATTTGTTCGTGGCCGTGACGGGACTCACGGTAAAAGATTTTCATCTGCTCGTTCGTCTCAAGGTTTTCAACACTGAGCAAATGAATCAAGCTGTCTTCGCTTTCCGCCGCTATGAAGATGCATCACTGCGCTACACGGGTATCGAGAGTCATGAGGGCCTCACGCACTACGGGTTGTATGACACTGTGGTGGGGAGAGAGTAG